One region of Acidobacteriota bacterium genomic DNA includes:
- a CDS encoding ABC transporter ATP-binding protein produces the protein MLTSTHEARTSGAPEETAALLRLAGVSFVRDGRTILDRIDWRVAPGDRWVVLGPNGSGKTSLCRIAGLHLHPSRGTVDVLGERFGRTDARALRARIGMTSQALADQMRPSLNAADIVLTGRHAALAPWWHRYDESDRARAEMLLARFGCGALAASRYATLSAGERQRVLLARALMAEPALLVLDEPTAGLDLAGREQLVAMLADVAADDGTGAIVLVTHHVDEIPPGITHVLILAEGRTVAAGPVDDTLTADTLSRAFGLPLSLERRGRRWFAWNAAGAP, from the coding sequence ATGCTCACGTCGACGCACGAAGCCCGGACGTCGGGCGCGCCGGAAGAGACGGCGGCGCTTCTCCGGCTCGCCGGCGTCTCGTTCGTTCGCGACGGGCGCACCATCCTCGATCGGATCGACTGGCGGGTCGCGCCAGGAGACCGATGGGTTGTCCTCGGGCCTAACGGCTCCGGGAAGACCTCGCTCTGCCGGATCGCCGGTCTTCATCTCCATCCGTCGCGAGGTACGGTGGATGTGCTGGGCGAGCGCTTCGGACGTACCGACGCGCGAGCCCTGCGCGCGCGGATCGGGATGACGAGCCAGGCGCTGGCGGATCAGATGCGGCCGAGCCTGAACGCGGCCGACATTGTCCTGACCGGCCGCCACGCCGCGCTCGCCCCCTGGTGGCACCGCTACGACGAGTCGGATCGTGCCCGCGCTGAGATGCTGCTGGCCCGGTTCGGCTGCGGCGCGCTCGCCGCCTCGCGCTACGCGACGCTCTCGGCGGGCGAGCGGCAACGCGTCCTGCTCGCCCGCGCCCTTATGGCCGAGCCGGCGCTGCTCGTGCTGGACGAGCCCACCGCGGGACTCGATTTGGCCGGGCGCGAACAACTGGTCGCCATGCTGGCGGACGTGGCGGCGGATGACGGAACGGGAGCGATCGTCCTGGTTACGCATCACGTCGACGAAATCCCGCCAGGCATTACACACGTCCTGATCCTCGCGGAAGGTCGAACCGTCGCCGCCGGGCCCGTCGACGACACGCTGACCGCCGATACGCTGTCGCGCGCTTTCGGGCTGCCGCTCAGCCTCGAACGGCGCGGCCGCCGGTGGTTCGCCTGGAACGCCGCGGGCGCGCCCTGA
- a CDS encoding glycosyltransferase family 9 protein, translated as MSVRRLAIRLPNWVGDIMLARPALHAIRARWPEVALQAMAREGHLALVERLGLFERIDAAPASGALASALTVRRAARAVRAFAPDAVVLLAPSFEAALVARLAGVPRRIGHDTDGRGRLLTDAVPPRPEAHRSDEYLELASSLGAADDTPGERRGDPVPPLALTGADREFGARLIREMGWPRDCRPVFVNPAAAKVPRAWSSDRYRALVEHLAARSLDGGPPIIVHARLPFEAPDDWARAHGVALAGDATLPELAALLERCALYVGNDSGPAHLAAAAGIPTVSLYGSSRAFRTGPAAPGGAPHIPVSAEFDCSPCRERFFEECPSPPTDDGRPPCLDAIATDSVVQTVDRILSRDSP; from the coding sequence GTGTCCGTCCGCCGTCTTGCCATTCGCCTGCCGAACTGGGTGGGAGACATCATGCTCGCGAGGCCGGCGCTCCACGCGATCAGGGCACGCTGGCCAGAGGTGGCGCTACAGGCAATGGCCCGGGAAGGCCACCTCGCCCTGGTCGAACGGCTTGGCCTCTTCGAGCGGATCGACGCCGCGCCCGCGAGTGGCGCGTTGGCGAGCGCGCTCACCGTCCGTCGGGCGGCGCGTGCGGTGCGGGCTTTCGCGCCGGACGCCGTCGTCCTGTTGGCGCCCTCGTTCGAAGCGGCGCTGGTGGCCCGGCTGGCGGGCGTCCCGCGCCGCATCGGCCATGACACCGACGGCCGGGGACGGTTGCTGACCGACGCCGTTCCGCCGCGGCCGGAAGCCCATCGCAGCGATGAGTACCTGGAACTGGCTTCGAGCCTCGGCGCAGCGGACGACACGCCCGGGGAGCGCCGGGGCGATCCCGTGCCGCCGCTGGCGCTGACCGGCGCGGACCGCGAATTCGGAGCGCGACTCATCCGCGAGATGGGATGGCCGCGGGATTGCCGGCCGGTCTTCGTCAACCCGGCCGCCGCCAAGGTGCCGCGAGCCTGGTCATCGGATCGCTACCGCGCGCTGGTGGAGCATCTTGCCGCAAGGAGTCTGGACGGTGGACCGCCGATCATCGTTCATGCGCGCCTGCCGTTCGAGGCTCCGGATGACTGGGCGCGGGCGCACGGCGTGGCTCTGGCCGGGGATGCGACGCTGCCGGAGCTGGCGGCGCTGCTGGAGCGGTGCGCGCTCTACGTGGGAAACGACAGCGGCCCGGCGCACCTGGCGGCGGCAGCCGGGATACCGACGGTGTCGCTGTACGGATCGTCCCGGGCATTCCGGACCGGCCCGGCTGCGCCAGGCGGCGCCCCGCACATCCCGGTCAGTGCCGAGTTCGACTGTTCGCCTTGCCGCGAGCGGTTCTTCGAGGAATGTCCGTCGCCCCCGACTGACGATGGCCGGCCGCCCTGTTTGGACGCCATCGCCACCGACTCTGTCGTCCAGACCGTCGATCGGATTCTCAGTCGAGACTCGCCTTGA
- the lpxD gene encoding UDP-3-O-(3-hydroxymyristoyl)glucosamine N-acyltransferase: MAERHGTRWRTGRRTMKTAQEIAAYVGGVLHGDGAAEIHSVGSLEHAGDGDLAYAEGRHLAKANEAAATCILIPTGEALPGRTVIVVDKPRVAFARVAAWLFPPPLPPRGVHETAVVSPDATIGSDVSLGAWSVVEAGATVGRGTTILAGGYVGAGAQIGDDGFLYPHVVIYPGVMIGDRVIIHAGVVVGADGFGFVFDGTQQVKVPQLGNVRIGDDVELGANACIDRGSLDDTQVNDGVKIDNLCQVAHNVRIGPHAIISSQTGIAGSSTVGRQAIVGGQVGIADYCRIDDHAIVGAQCGVPSRKRIPAGQPFWGTPARPLKDIKTQQGYLGRLPKISDEVKRLRAELDALKASLD, encoded by the coding sequence ATGGCTGAGCGCCACGGCACCCGATGGCGCACCGGGAGAAGGACGATGAAAACAGCTCAGGAGATTGCGGCTTACGTCGGCGGCGTGCTTCATGGCGACGGCGCGGCCGAAATCCACTCGGTGGGCAGTCTGGAGCACGCGGGGGACGGCGATCTCGCCTACGCCGAGGGACGGCACCTCGCGAAGGCGAACGAGGCGGCCGCGACTTGCATCCTGATTCCGACGGGAGAGGCTCTTCCCGGCCGGACGGTGATAGTGGTGGACAAGCCGCGCGTCGCGTTTGCGCGGGTGGCGGCGTGGCTGTTCCCGCCGCCGCTTCCTCCACGCGGCGTGCATGAGACCGCCGTCGTTTCACCCGATGCCACGATCGGGTCCGATGTCTCGCTCGGCGCCTGGTCAGTTGTCGAAGCGGGGGCAACGGTCGGCCGCGGCACGACGATCCTCGCGGGCGGCTATGTCGGCGCCGGCGCGCAGATCGGTGACGACGGCTTTCTCTACCCGCACGTCGTCATCTACCCCGGCGTGATGATCGGCGACCGGGTCATCATCCATGCGGGGGTCGTCGTCGGCGCGGACGGGTTCGGCTTTGTCTTCGACGGAACGCAGCAGGTCAAGGTGCCGCAACTGGGCAACGTGCGGATTGGCGACGATGTCGAACTGGGAGCCAATGCCTGCATCGACCGCGGATCCCTTGACGACACGCAAGTGAACGACGGCGTGAAGATCGACAACCTTTGCCAGGTAGCGCACAACGTCCGGATCGGTCCGCACGCAATCATTTCGTCGCAGACGGGCATCGCCGGCAGCTCAACGGTCGGGCGGCAGGCGATCGTCGGTGGCCAGGTGGGAATCGCCGACTACTGCCGCATCGACGACCACGCGATCGTCGGCGCGCAGTGCGGCGTCCCGTCGCGTAAGCGGATTCCGGCGGGCCAGCCCTTCTGGGGCACGCCGGCCCGTCCGCTCAAGGACATCAAGACGCAGCAGGGTTATCTGGGCCGCCTGCCAAAGATCTCGGACGAGGTGAAGCGGTTGCGGGCGGAACTGGACGCGCTCAAGGCGAGTCTCGACTGA